CCCGGGACGGGGCTGTGCTGGCAAAGAGGTGGGCTACGGCCACATTGGGGTTGCCCTGAGCAGGATCAAACCACTTCTGCAGGCACTGCCCACTGTTCCGGTGCTCAGGGCTCGCCTTGAAGGAGTGACTCCAAATCTTCTCACACAGGTCAACCGGGGTGGGGAAGTAATGGGGGAAAGGGTGGCAGAAGGCCTGTGCAGGGCAGAGGTTCTTGCCTGTGGCGGGATGGAGGCACAGCCTtagctccccctcccctccccatccccccatccttcACccttggggagcagagggggctTGCACTTGCCCCGGGGAGGGGGGTGCTGCTGAGCGAGCGACACTTACCCTCACTCCGGTCCCAGCCGTGCCAGTCGGCTTTGCAAGTGTAAGACGTGCGGCAGTCTTCCCACCACAGCTCACAGTCCTCCCGGCACAGGGGCACCTCCAGAATTCGCTCGCCTGGCCCGCCCGAGTCCAGCTGGATACAGGCATGGCAGGTGACAAGAATGCTAGTAGCAATCGCTTGGAGATGATCGGTAGAAGCGAGGGTACTTGTGCCGGGTACCCTCGGAACCAATTCTCCTACGGAGTCTATAAGCAGGGCTTTACCCAGAACAAGGAGGCTTGGAGGCTCCACTGTTCCGCCCTGGCTACAAAGCTCCGTCCATCTGGCACAATGGGACTCAGAGGGGCTCTCCTCCTACAGCTCTCATCTCTTCCCCACTATGCTGCTCTCCAGGGCCTGAGGAAGCTGCCTCTCCAGCTTTTGTCCCAACCCGGCCTCTGACTGCGCTGCCTGTAGGGGGACAGCACGGCCTGCGCTGCCAGCAGCGTGGGGCTCAGGTCCTCAGTAACAGCACACTGCGTGGacctgcctcctgcctgcccctggCCCAGCCTCCTGACCTTCTGGATCCAAGGCCCCAGGTTTGGGGAGCACTGGTATAAGCAGATGGCCTGGAGGAAGTGCTTCTCACAGCCTGGCAGCATCACCCCACAGTGGTGCAAGCTGAAGTTGTAGAGCAAGGGCAGGTCCAGGTGGGCGTTCAGGCTGGTGTCTGCCCTGCAGCACGCATTGCCTCGCCAGGGCTTGCACTGAAGGCCAAAGATGAAGGAGAAGGCATGGGGGTTGGTAAGAcatgggagaaggaggagggcctGGGCAAAGGGGATGGCTTCAAGTCGGCAGCACCCATATAGAAGAAAAGCGGAAATTCACAGCCAAAGGGCCCCTGCACGCTGATCTCCGTGCTGCAGGCTGCTGCAGTACTCTAGAGACTAGACTTGCGGGGGGTCACCTCCTGAAGGGCCGCTGAGGAGCCCCACGAACCCCAGGGGGATGCGGAGCCCTGAGAAGAGCTCCCAGGGAAATGCCAGTTCCACAACTCCACCCTGCCCCCCATCAATTGCCTTTAGGGCTTGGGGAGGGGTCGCCAGAGTCCTAGGTCTCCCCTGTGCCTATTGGTAGGAAGGCTAGAGGAGGAGGACCTGGTTTGCATTTATGCCAAACCAGTGCTGAGCCTCCTGGATCACCACCTGCCCCTGTTCCCCAAGTGACCCAGAAGCTCAGAGATGGGAACTTTGAAGCACCCAACAGTTACGATCTCAAAAGGCCATAGTGTCCCTCCAGTGGCTCGGGccccaataccagcataaggaaCCACATGAGTTAGGGTTGGTGGTGGTTCAGAAACCATTGTGGCATTTATGTCCCTTCCCTGAGCTGCCAaagcaacccccccccacccccaggcaacATCTGGCCTCTGTACCTCTTTGTAGAGCTGGTCTTCTGGGCCAGGCTCTCGCTTGTGGTGTTTGGTGTTCATGCAGACATTGAGCAGCTCGTCCCCAGCCCAGGTGGGTGGTGCGACTGTCCACAGCCCTAACAGGAGCAGCCACGACCGATCCATGGCCGACGGCAGACAGGAGCCACGCCTGCTTGGGTGAGAGACCGGACAGGCTATCCCAAGGAGTGAGGTTGGGTGTCAGGGCTCTCTCAAGTGACCATGACCCTCTGGCTGCTCTTAGAACCTCTATCGGAGGTGGCATCAAAAAATGTCAGGGCAGGTAGGACATACTTTAGCGTTCTGACACCCACTCCCAGTGATGTCCGGACACCTAAAAAGACTCCCAGGAAGATCCCAGGCCTAAGGCCAGTGAGGGTCAGTGTGGAATGGCTCCAGCCTGGGAACTTTTCCTGGCCCCTCCCCGTTGGAGGCAgacctctcccctccaccccccaaccccctgccaagACACGGGGGCTGGGAATTCAGAGCTTTGATCCCGGATGCAGCAACCAGATTCTACAGGGCGCAGAGGGCATAGTGGGACCAGGTGGTGGGCCAGGTGCAGTGCTTATGCCATTGATGGCCAGCCCAGACTGCAGCCTCCCTGAGGCATCCCTGCAGGGCTCCCTCCCCAAGCCACTGGTCCCCACCCATTCCCTCCAAAGGAGTCCTCCccttcacccccctcccccacccacccctctcaCCCAGGAGTGGTGGTTCTGCTTACACTGGACCCAACCTGACTCCCaccctcctgagcaggaacttcgggggtgggaggggggtggggtggggagaaaagcccatcagaagCGTGCCCACTCAGCTGTGCCTGTCTTGCACATCCAAAGCCTGCTCCTCAGCACAGGAGCAAGGAGGCTGGCTTCCCTTTTTGGGGTTTGCTGAGCACTGTGTTTCCAGCTCTGATCTGGGTAGTAAGGCAAGGGAGGGGAACAGCAGACtgaaagaagaaaggcagaagagCACCCTGTGTCAAGTGCCCAGTGCCTTACCCATCCAGGGAGCCCTGGCTCCCACAGTCCCCCAGCGCTCGCAGAAAGGCCACTGTGACCCATCACAGTGAAACTGAAAACCCCTGGCCTCACCTGAGTTTCCAGCAGCCCACAGGCTGGGGATGGagaccccaaccccccccccccccccgccaatctGCCACTACCCCCACTCCAGTGTCAGGCACAGCTGTGACCATCCAGTATCTTTCAAGAAGCTGGTTTAACAGGGGAACAGAGGAAAGATGCTGCCTCTTCTCATGCTTTCTGCATACTTACTTTCAAAGTGGGAGCTGCTCCCTCCTGCTTCCAGAGACGGGAGGCTGCCATCTCACCCATTTATGGCCCCCTCCACACAGCCCAGGTGCAGACGCAGAGCTCCAGGTGGCGTCCCTTAAATGGCATCCATCTCACGGAGCTCGGAGCTCGAGGCTTTCACTTTCTCAGAAAAGCAGAGACCCGGTAGTAGGAAGGCTCCTGGGCTCTGGTCAGCTACTGACTTTTGTTCTTGGCCCTGCTCCTGGCCAGCCGGATGACCTGGAGAACGTGGCCAACTCTCTGTAAGTTTGCCTGTCTGTATAAAGGGCTGTTTCGTAATAGGGGTGGCtgggagaaagaaatgaaggagaaaattcACAGAAAGGACTTGGCgttgtgcctggcacagagtaagtctTTTGGctttaattcttttcctttatccTGGGAAGCCTTTGTCTCTGGGTCCCTGCCTTCTGCCccccttctgcctgcagctccaccTGGCCCTTTGTGGGCTCAGACACCTGGGATGGCACCACCCGGTGGCTTGAGTGACAGTGAGCGACCTCAGTCAGCTTTTGCAGGCACCAGGGTTCCTGCTGGTGCCTGCATATAAAACAGGGCCTTGGAGACCCAAGATTTTCAATGTGTGACCAAAGCCCAATCCAACAAAGTCAAGAAAGCCCCCTCCCCGCTGCAAGCCCACTGAACGGCCTCCCTGAGCATGCAGAGACCCTTGTCCTGTGAAGTATTCTGCAGCGCCCTCGGCCGTGTACGTGTTCACAAGGAAGTCCTCAACCAAGAGAGGCTGGCAGTCTCGATCAGGACTCTTGGGAGAGGCCCAAAGGTGATGGGAACTCTGGAAAAGGAGCCCCTCTCCTTGCGCGTTTCCTAAAACAAGTCCCCTCTCCAAGGGACAAGCAGCCCAAGTGACTGAAGTGGTACCGGTAGCCAGGAAACTAAAACAATAAGAGCACTTTTATACTTGAAGCACACAGAGCCCACCCTGGGTTGCTCAGCTACGAGGCTAATGTGGAGACATGAGTCGGTCATCACCGCGGAAAATGGAGTTCTCCGCAGCGCCATGTGCCAAGCGCCACGAAGGACCCAGACGCTGGGCTGGCACCTTCGCCACGGGGTCTGACTCACCCCTAGAAACAACCCTGAGCCTGAACTCCCTCCCTGATTTCACTGCGGGGAGCCCGAGGctcaggtgggggcaggggcagagcttCATATCTGATGCACAAGGACCAGCTGAGTGGGTTCCCTTCAAGACTGAGAGGCAGATGCTCGTCCGTCCAGGTCTCCAGGGAGGTCTGTTTTTCAGAAAGTCAAATGCCACAATCAGGTGGTGTTTCGGGAGATCTGTGTCTAGCTTTATTTGGGAGTGGTGATGATCACTGGCCCAgcctcctgttttctttttcttgttcttttttttttaaagatttatttgagagaaagagagattgagagaatgagtgggaggagaggcagagaaaagcaggctcccctctgagctagGAGCCCCacgcagagctcaatcccaggaccctaagatcctgacccgagcccaaggcagacgctttaccgactgagctacccaggtgcccccagcctccCGTGTCCTTAAGTAAGAGTTCGGAGTCTCCCCTTTTAGGGTCTGATAACCACACAGTCCCTGCATTTCTGTGGCATGGGTCTTTCTCCAAGGGCATCCCtgggggcaggaagagcaggcaggcCAGCCCTGTTCAAATCCTCACAAACACAAAGCTCCTAAGCCTCTCAAGGCTGTGGATGTGACAGCGACAAGAATCCAGCAGTGAAGCCCAGAAGTAATTATGGGAATGGAAAACAGGTCCTCTGATAACCCTCCTTcacaaggagggaaggagagggaggggcttgCTGACAGTCTCTAGGACAAGGCTGGTAGGTAATGAGCTGAAATGACACTCCTCACAGGTGCTGGGCTTGGGGCCATAGCGGgagtgggagggttggggggaggtgggagggattcCTCTCCCAGAACCATCAGGCCAACAGCTGCTCTAGCAAAGAGGCAGTTTGCAGGCCTGGAGGAaacctcatttttgttttattgtgattGAGTCGTCCCAAGAAATCTGTTTTGTAACTGAAAGCTGATAAATTACAGCTGGCTGTGGTTGAAGAAGACATTCAAAGCTGCTGACCTCAGACGCTTTCCttctgagaaaacaaaacacttgaaCTGCAGCGAGCAGAGCTATAGCAGCAGCAGCGCTGGGagagggctgaggggagggggaggtgggagggagcagCCCAGCCCCAGCAGGGAAGTAACCACTCTCAGACTCTCCCCGCTGACTCTCCCCCTTGCTCGCGAGGTGCTGAGGTGCTGTGGCCCACTGAGATCCCCCACGAGTTCCAGAGCAGACTAAGAAGGCAAAGGATTCGTGTCAGGAATCTCCTGGCGGGCACCCGAGGTCGGAGGCCAGTTGAAGGGGGACACTGGTGACTCAGTTCTTCATGGGTGTTAGGGGTCCTCCTTTTCACCCCAAAATCTATTGGCCATCCTTGCTCAACTCTTAACTGGTTTGTTGTTTATCCCTAGCCTGCCTTCCTGCCACAGTCAGTCCATCACTAAATCGCTGATGTAACTTCTGAAATAGCTCTTGAATTCGAacttttctctccctgtctctccccagTTTCCGGGGCCATGACTACCTCTTGCCTTAGTTATAGCAACCACCTCCTCACTGGCTCCTATTCCCCTTTCTAGAATGTTCTACAATCAGCCAGAATGATCTAAATTTCCCCGTATTTTATTatcaacattttcaaaaataaggaaagttGAGGGAGTTGTACAACGAACACCTGTATCCCCATCACTTTGATTTTACCATTACCATtgtattgtattttcattgtcccACGTCCAGCCATTCTTCCAGCCTTCTAGTTACCCACCGGGCTGCTTTTCCATCATGCACTTCCAAGTAAATCACAGATCTCAGTATGCTTCCTCTTAAGTAATTTGTGTATCCTTATCATTAACCAAGTTCAATATTTGCCTCCACGTGTTTTTTAATTACCCCCTTCAGATGgatctttttaaaaggttaaaggTGGGTAAGATACTTTCATGTTTAAAAGCCTTCCAGATTTAACATAAGTCCCAAATTCTCAACCCGTCCCAAGGACCCTGTTTCCTTTCTGTGCTGTTCTCTTGTGCTTTACAGCTTTCACCAGGCCCTCCTCACACTGACATTGAGACCACCCTGTGCTGTCGCTCTGCCGGGCCCTTCCCTCCAAGCTCACACTCTGAGGCTGCTACCTCCTACGGATCCCTCAGCTCTGAGGATGGATGGCTTCTCAGGGGATGTGTGTGGCCCCCACCAGGACTGGTGAGCTGTTCTCTCATGCCGGCCCCTGTTGTGGATTTTACCGCCCGTCATTGTGAATGCCTGCTTGCAGCTCCGGCCAGGCACCAAACACAGTGCCTAACCCAGAATGGCTAGTCAATACACGTTTGTTGAGTAATCAAGCAGAAAATACCTGAGTagatgggctcctgggtggctcagtgggttaagccgctgccttcggctcaggtcatgatctcggggtcctgggattgagtcccgcatcgggctctctgctcagcagggggcctgcttcccttgcttctctgcctacctgtgatctctgtctgtcaaataaataaataaaatctttaaaaaaaaaaaaagaaaaaaagaaaatacctgagTAGATTAcaactgtgtttctctttttttctgtaatctttatttgagagagattgaacATGCGCACACTCACATGCCCGCCCATCCGTGCCCACAAGCACATGGTGGGTtgctgagggagagaatctccagcatagactccccactgagtgcagagcccgacctgggactcaatctcatgatcctgagatcacaacatgagctgAACCAAGagcaggatgcttaactgactgagctacccaggtgcccctaaaactgtatttctttctttcttttttttttttttaaagattttatttatttatttgtcagagagagagggagagagagagagagggagcacaggcagacagagaggcaggcagaggcagagggagaagcaggctccccgccaagcaaggagcccatgtgggactcgattccaggactctgggatcatgacctgagccgaaggcagctgcttaaccaactgagccacccaggcgtccctaaaactgTATTTCTTATACAATTTTTAATCCACCTGCTTCTTTAGTTTAACCTGACCTAGTCCCTCTCCTTacccctctgccttccttcctaccCTTTATTCCATCCCCACCTATGCTTCCTGCCTCGAGTTTAAAATTACCTCTCATTTTCTGTTCTCGTTCtctctcctcaccctcctcctctctgtctccctccttttCCACTCCGCCTTCCCTCACCCTTcgattttctctctcactctcagacTCTTACATGGGATTGTCTTCAGTTTCTGGTGATTTCTGTGAATGCTGGAGCCTTTCATCACCTCCTTGAAGAGACCACTTTTTCGGTCTAGTCATAACAAAGGAAAGGAGTGTGAAGCCTGTCAGGTGTTGAAGAGAGtccaagtaggtagagagagagagaaaaacatcaaGGTCCTACAGGAAGGAGATGAGCTGAAAACCAGAGACAGGAAAAAGGCAGGTCACAAAGAACAAATGTCTTTAGTCTCTTCTTGTTCTTCTCAGGCTACTAGATTCTTCTCTCTTCAACACAGTTGCCCCGTTGCCAGTGTCTCATTGTGACATTCAAACCAGGCTGCTACTGAGTGTCTGGGAGACGGCGTTAATAAGTAACCGAGGTTTGTGGGCCATTTGACAATGTGCAGCTGAGATCagtccattttctctttcagtcCTCCCAACATCCCTCCCCCCAAATATCTCTTGACTAGGAGTTTTTCTCCAGCTACAAACCTGCCTCACTCtccttcccagacttgcttcttaAAAGACCTGTGTGTGTTCGTTGTGGCTTCTGTGTGTCACCTGACATTCATTTACTGACCACTGCCATTCAGCTACTACCCTCTGTCCCATAGAATCCACACTTGCCAAATTCATTAACAACCTCCAAATTGCTCTACGCAGTGGAAAGGGTCATTCCATATTATACTTGACCTCCCGGCTGCCTTTGACCAAAGTAATCCCTCCAGCCTTCTTGAAGTTCACCTCCTCCTTGAGTCCCAGGGCTGTACTATGTTCTGGTTTCCCTCCAGTATCTCGACTTGTTCGTTCTCAGTCTCCTCAGTAGGCTCCATTTCCTCCATCTGCCATGTaagtggtttttttggttgttatttattttttggtttgggggggTGGAACTCTGTCCTTGGACCTCTTTTCTTTCTACTGTACTTACTCTCACTGTGCATGATCTCCTATATGCAGATAACTTCTAATTCTCCCTCCAGTCCTGACCTGTAGAATggtcagagtgtgtgtgtgtgtgtgtgtgtgtttctgtatgtgtgtgtcgATCTATCTCTAATAGTATTTTACTTCGATTACCAACAGGCTCCTTACACTCAATATGACCCAgctcttcttttctccccattCAATCTGCTTTTCATGTTGCTTAATGGGACCCTATTCTTCTAGTCATCCAAGTCATGGCCCAGGAGTTGTCTTGGACTCTTTTCCCTCCCCAACTTCATACAGATACTTTCACATGACCTGCAGAATTCTTCATGGCCTGGCACTTAGTTACTCCAGAAACCCCTctacctcccactcccaccctgaCTCTATACACTTGCCGAATCGATCTACTTGTTTCTATCTGAATTTGCCACTGCTCTGTATCTTCATGCCTACATCTCCATCTGCCAGGGGCGCCCTTTCCCTGCTTCTTCCCCCAAGTTCTCATCCTTGGGGACTCCACTCAAATGTCATCCTCTCTAGGCAGGCTACCTTTGCCCTTCCCTGGGTTTGGGTCCCTTCTGAGGACTCCCGTGGCtttctatgtttttgtttgtttgtttgttttgttttgtttttagccttGCATTGATCACAAGGTGGTAGAATTTTCTGCATATTTGCTTGCCTCTCCATGTAGATTCTGAGTTCCCTGAGGGTGAGGACTTGATCTTCTGCTGAGGCTGCTAGCCCCTAGCACAGTTTATGGTGCATATACACACCTCTAAAtgtttgaataaatgagtgagtggTATGTGCTACATCCGACAATGCCCAGGGGCCTGCACCCAGATGTAGAATCTGGTCTTTCTGAGCCATGGACAGTGCTCTTTCCTCATGGTCCAGTTCCCAGCACCCATTGCTTTTCTGTTCCATCCCACCTGCCTagtatatttaaaatggaaaatttgttTCGGAAGGCCCAAACCTATCAGCAGGTCCTCTCAGAGGATATTTTAGACGGTAACAAATTGACATAGTTATAATACATATGGTTTAGGGACCCCATCCAGGCATGGCTGTTTAGAACATGACTCTTAGTACCActgtgttctccctccctctattcccctccccaacccccaccatctATGGGGTGTCAGCCAATGCTAGCATTAACCTTAAAATTGTAACCACAATCCAATCCCACCTGTGAGAGGAAGAGACAGGGCCCTAAACCCCCAGCTAAACTGAACTCTCTTTACTATTCTGTGGTCACTTTTGTCCCAGGTCTTCACACATGCTATCTCCTTCCACTTGGGACCTTGCCCCTACCCTCCACACTCTGGGTACTTCCCTTGccagccacctttttttttttttttttttatctcaattTGGAGTGGTCCACATTCAAGGAAGCCCATGTCTAAGTTAGGTGTCCTTCCTGGTGTGGTCAAGCCCATGGGTGATCTCTACCATGATGCCACACTGTCCTGGAAATGCCTGCTGACTCACATGTTCCCTACTGGTCTAAAAGCTCCCGGACCAGTAGAGACTGTGTCTTTCTGTTTTACAGTTGTAACTGAGTGCCTGGACACAGTAGATCCTCAGtaggtatttgttgaattaacaaataattttttggtAAGAAGGATTCTCTCCtatgattcatttttttactaAGAAGCGTATCAGGACAAATTCTAGGAAACctcattatttttatgtgtgcTCAGAGGGATAAGAGTTAAGTGTATGTGGTGCAAAAGCTAGTGGatttctacctttttttaaaaaaaattgtttttctgtcCCTCATTCACCTCTCACTtatttactaattaaaaaaattgtttttctgtcCCTCTTGCTTATTTGCTAAATGACCTATGCTTGGACAGTCTCATCTTGCTAATCTACTTCCCACAGCTCTGATAACCATGAGGCTTGCCAAATGTTGTTAGTGAATTATTTCTCTCTTGGGCATGTTCACAATTTCAGGTTCAAAGAATGGAATAGGGTCagttgtatatttattttctttggtttatGAAATACAATCTTTCTaggtttattttcatctttatgtcTTGGTCTCGATCTTACATTGAAAATGCCTGATAAAATGCACAGATGGGTTGTAAGGTCCATAATGTGTTTCATTGTCTATAGAAAGAAAGTTCAAATCATTTTGAACTGGCAAATATTTGACTTCTTATGCCCTTGAGCCTACAGAAGAAAAGATGGAGATGGGGAAAATGAATTTTGCAAGAAACTGTGGGTAAATTGCCTTCTGGTAATGCAATGATTAAGCCATTGCCATTTCTGGAAAAGTGAATTTTGTGATTCTTCCATGACCTCTTTTATAAACActataatataatacaatgtGAAGCTCTTGTATGTATTATGTTTACTTAACACTTAGTTCTCTGGAAAATATTAATGGCTGTGAATATTCAATTACTTCAGTTTACAAAACTAGATTTTAATTTGCTAAGTGTCTGCTCACACTTGAGTTGATGattctggtgttttgttttgttttgtttttaccaaagcCTTTGGAATGTTTGGTTGCTATGGATACTGGGGTTTAAGAGGAACCACTGAGTCATCTTAGTGTCCATAAAGACAAAGCACTGCATACATCCTCAGAAATGTGGAAATAGCTCTATCTTCTCTATCTCTCCGGCATGGTGGCTTCTTTGGTTTCAGAAGAAGTTTTCTGGACTTGCTACTGCAGTACGAATGGTCCCTTTGGGTAGAGTGAAGACACACAAACTACCACTGGTTATTCTGAGAGCTGTGGCTGCCCCATTCCAGAAGGAAGGGGAAGCCAACTGAGGCTTCTCAAGGATTACTCTGTTCTAGGCCATGTGGCAAACTCCTGATAGACATCATCTCATTGCCTTATGTGCTAGTCAGAGGCAAAGATGTGTCCAGTTCAATACTACATAGTTTGTATTGACTGACACAAAtgattgctgaatgaatgagcaatTAACCCTGCATAGGTATtataaacccattttacagatgtccTCAGATAGTTTGACTTATCTTCTTATCCTCTAACATAAGATGTATTAGTAGTAGTTAACTTTGTGTCACAGTATTTACGTTATAAGATATcaaaggagaagaggaaatatCACTCAAGGATCTGAATCCTCTTCTGGGGGAATGGATTAGCATCTTCCTGGTTGTATATGGGATAATTGTATCTTGTGGAAGTATGATTGTATTGTCTTTACTTGGAGATTAAGTATGGTTTAAGGTCTGTACAGGTGCCACATTGACAAGAGTAGACTGTAATGGTCAGTTTCATATGTCAGCTTGTTTAGGTTCGGATTCCCTGTATTAGCTAGTACTAATCTAGATGTTGTTATGAAAGTGTTTTGTAGAACTTACTAAAGTCTGTGGTTAGTGGCAAGGAATAAATAAAGATCTGAGTCTAGGACTACCTAGCTTCAAAATCTGTGTTCTCCTATGTTACATTAAATAGGAGAAAGTGGTCTGTTGAATTATTCCTTGGCACTTAAATCATATAATAAAATCTGCAAAGTGCTGCATGCCTGTTAGGGTGCTGGGCCAGGGATGTCATTCAAGTTATTACACAGCAACCCCAAATACCTTTACCCCATCTACCATCATGGAGAACGTGGGTTCTAGAAAACCTCCATATTATGTTTAACTCTTCCCTGTACCATTTCCCAATGTATGTTTCCTGAAGCTCCAGTCTCCCAAATGACAGATTCTTTCCATGAATCAAAAACTGGGGAGATGTTCATGCTATCACTTTCTCCTGAGGACTCAGTGTATACGCATGATGTATTACAAACTTCAAGGAGTCCTCTGGTAAAGACATTTCTTGATCTCCTCTTAACCCAACATTTCCAAATGTATTTGACCACAGTAGTCCTTGCATGTGTAACAACCATCAACATCATGGTATGAGTGTTTTGCTGATCACACTTAGGGGAATCCTGGGCTGCTCTGTGGCATTAGGCATCAGTTTCACTGCAGCAACACTGGGAAGGGTTCTGGGAACATGTCAAGCTCCTGGGCCGTGCATATTACTTAGTTGATGTTTcacatttatattacatttttgcTAACAGTCTTGTGTGGGCTAATTTCTCTTCTGACGAGCCTCATTTTGCCCATAGACTATATATCAGATTCCAGTGAAAGATAATTCTTGCATATTTGCCAGAATAAGAGACTCTCTCaagtcttctttcatttttttaaatcttgtatgCCATTTTGATTTCctctcattccttttctttttgtattttttaagttctttttagaaaattaaaaaaaaatcgtatttatttttttccaaattattttctaagTGATTATCCTGGGCATTACAATTAACATCTTAAAGTTCTAGCAAAGTCTTGATACCAACTTAACTTCAATAGCATACAAAAAGTGTTGTTTTTGTCACAAATAACATCTTCCTACCTTGGGGCCTGTTCACAaaaattt
The genomic region above belongs to Neovison vison isolate M4711 chromosome 7, ASM_NN_V1, whole genome shotgun sequence and contains:
- the IZUMO1R gene encoding sperm-egg fusion protein Juno, with product MDRSWLLLLGLWTVAPPTWAGDELLNVCMNTKHHKREPGPEDQLYKECKPWRGNACCRADTSLNAHLDLPLLYNFSLHHCGVMLPGCEKHFLQAICLYQCSPNLGPWIQKLDSGGPGERILEVPLCREDCELWWEDCRTSYTCKADWHGWDRSEGKNLCPAQAFCHPFPHYFPTPVDLCEKIWSHSFKASPEHRNSGQCLQKWFDPAQGNPNVAVAHLFASTAPSRDHPCKLLAFSLLLAFLSPEPLLPPTFLLSWVLPLNRAAQSGGWRH